The Paenibacillus sp. FSL R7-0204 genome includes a region encoding these proteins:
- a CDS encoding carbohydrate ABC transporter permease translates to MKVLKVPAYTIAVFILPCLLLYVCLVFVPILVSLYTGLLKWDGLTTSQFVGFGNFKNMFWHDPVFWPSVRRTLLYAVASMLEIPLCLGMAILLNRYLRRANTLVSIYFTPVILSVVIIGQLWKTIYNPTSMGGMLNGVLVSLGLESWTHNWLTEPNIAMYSLYLVSLWQYFGYHLLIQYTGVQNIPDELYEAARIDGADGFKADRYITLPLIIPIFKISIILAFIGSLQAFDLVMVMTGGGPAHATDVISTHMYNSSFLSFKYGYGSAIATFLVVVCLIFTGIINMIFNRLERKFE, encoded by the coding sequence ATGAAAGTCCTTAAGGTGCCGGCATACACAATCGCCGTCTTCATTCTGCCATGTCTGCTGCTCTATGTGTGCCTGGTATTCGTTCCCATACTGGTCTCATTATACACGGGCTTATTGAAGTGGGACGGTCTAACGACCTCTCAGTTCGTCGGCTTCGGCAACTTCAAGAATATGTTCTGGCATGACCCGGTGTTCTGGCCCTCTGTAAGGAGAACGCTGCTGTATGCTGTGGCTTCCATGCTGGAAATCCCGCTCTGTCTGGGGATGGCGATCCTGCTTAACCGCTATCTGCGCAGAGCCAACACGCTGGTGTCGATCTACTTCACGCCGGTCATCTTATCAGTCGTTATTATTGGACAACTCTGGAAGACCATCTATAACCCTACTTCGATGGGGGGCATGCTGAATGGTGTGCTGGTGTCCCTGGGGCTGGAGAGCTGGACGCATAACTGGCTGACCGAGCCTAATATCGCCATGTATTCTCTGTATCTGGTGTCCCTGTGGCAGTATTTCGGCTACCATCTGCTGATTCAATATACCGGGGTGCAGAACATTCCCGACGAGCTGTACGAAGCGGCCCGAATTGACGGAGCGGACGGCTTCAAGGCGGATCGTTATATTACGCTTCCACTGATCATTCCGATTTTCAAAATCTCGATTATCCTGGCGTTTATCGGGTCCCTGCAAGCCTTCGACCTGGTCATGGTTATGACTGGCGGTGGTCCGGCGCATGCAACAGATGTAATCTCCACCCATATGTATAACAGCTCATTCTTGTCCTTCAAGTATGGCTACGGCAGCGCGATTGCGACGTTCCTTGTGGTGGTCTGTCTGATTTTTACAGGTATCATTAATATGATCTTCAACCGGCTTGAGCGCAAATTCGAATAG
- a CDS encoding TerB N-terminal domain-containing protein: MAKDRQGLHFSELVWESTEQNVAIPPRGTVDEGSRKPKSEPVKKATSGYDTVQLQLWDMEESVEPVTTTESEFVQRARELAEHKEPAALFVPFKSYWPTYGHMTGAQSRWYFFWRDEVRQGRYPKTDLSYIFLHIYELINGVGWDEPQEGCRQLSLLWEAYRDSYKRLDQYLGGWIADFSFVHKLDISLSEIVARSRGLAGDLAELELVRCLSNAPEQLSIGVLSVMSDYDISKSKFYTGEGKIAADRYIPQVVALIDAYVARKHGSNLITMFPPAPPVVRERYLFRSAVYDISLYGYSVLVPVIRVSKSPPLRSLITRLFRLTENKLRALMGYRGRLKDVRVDADMDDLITRFLEREFRKAEQEEKGPAVVIDQQKLEQLASDSEVVRSLLTVEDTGEPGQEDDAEWIIESEGTLGGAGLAGIGSDAESHGRAGSAGEENDANAAGRVQSINVKNAGESDSDNFVKAEGQEGRMSGGERIEMHREDPLADPPSHGRELTASLPSASDNEADRWTLLASELTPLQREAVLALAEEDGSAKVQSLAAGAGTMAELLYDEINELAMDNLGDLIIDGEELTEECLSMLDYIKR, from the coding sequence ATGGCTAAAGACAGGCAGGGGCTGCATTTCTCGGAGCTGGTCTGGGAGAGTACGGAGCAGAATGTGGCGATTCCGCCGCGCGGTACTGTAGATGAAGGCAGCCGGAAGCCTAAGTCAGAGCCGGTTAAGAAAGCAACCTCCGGTTACGATACAGTCCAGCTCCAGCTCTGGGATATGGAAGAGAGTGTGGAGCCGGTAACCACTACAGAGAGTGAGTTCGTCCAGCGTGCACGTGAGCTTGCAGAGCATAAGGAGCCTGCGGCGCTGTTCGTCCCGTTCAAAAGCTATTGGCCCACCTACGGGCATATGACCGGCGCGCAGAGCCGATGGTATTTCTTCTGGCGGGATGAAGTCCGGCAGGGGAGATATCCGAAGACCGATCTCTCTTATATCTTCCTGCATATCTATGAGCTGATTAACGGAGTGGGCTGGGATGAGCCCCAGGAGGGCTGCCGTCAGCTCAGTCTGCTATGGGAGGCCTACCGCGATAGTTACAAACGCCTGGATCAATACCTTGGCGGGTGGATTGCGGATTTCTCTTTTGTTCATAAGCTAGATATTTCGCTCTCGGAGATTGTGGCCCGTTCGCGCGGGCTGGCCGGGGATCTGGCTGAGCTTGAACTGGTCCGCTGCCTGTCTAATGCCCCGGAGCAGCTTAGCATCGGGGTGCTGAGTGTGATGTCGGACTATGATATCAGCAAGTCGAAATTCTATACAGGCGAGGGTAAAATTGCTGCGGATCGTTATATTCCCCAGGTTGTAGCCCTAATTGATGCTTATGTCGCGCGGAAGCATGGCTCGAATCTGATCACGATGTTCCCGCCCGCCCCGCCTGTCGTCCGTGAGCGTTATTTGTTCCGCAGCGCGGTATACGATATCTCCCTATATGGCTATTCTGTTCTTGTGCCTGTTATCCGGGTCAGCAAGTCCCCACCGCTGCGCAGCCTGATTACCCGCCTGTTCCGGCTGACCGAGAATAAGCTGCGGGCGCTGATGGGCTACCGGGGAAGACTGAAGGATGTCCGGGTCGATGCCGATATGGATGATCTGATCACCCGGTTCCTGGAGCGTGAATTCCGTAAGGCAGAGCAGGAAGAGAAGGGACCGGCAGTGGTCATTGACCAGCAGAAGCTGGAGCAGCTGGCAAGCGACTCCGAGGTGGTGCGTTCCTTGCTTACGGTGGAGGACACCGGGGAACCGGGTCAGGAAGATGACGCGGAATGGATAATTGAGTCTGAAGGAACACTTGGAGGAGCCGGATTGGCTGGTATCGGAAGTGATGCGGAATCACATGGAAGAGCCGGATCTGCGGGCGAGGAAAATGATGCGAATGCGGCTGGGAGAGTTCAGTCAATTAATGTGAAAAACGCTGGAGAAAGTGATTCCGATAACTTTGTAAAAGCTGAAGGTCAAGAGGGCCGGATGTCTGGTGGTGAGCGGATAGAGATGCACAGGGAAGACCCTCTGGCAGATCCCCCTTCTCACGGGCGGGAACTTACCGCTTCCCTGCCGTCAGCCTCTGATAACGAAGCGGACCGCTGGACATTGTTGGCTTCAGAGCTGACTCCGCTGCAACGGGAGGCCGTGCTGGCGCTGGCAGAGGAGGACGGTTCTGCGAAGGTGCAGTCGCTGGCTGCGGGAGCAGGAACGATGGCAGAATTGCTGTACGATGAGATTAATGAGCTGGCAATGGACAATCTGGGAGACCTCATCATTGACGGGGAAGAGCTGACCGAAGAATGTCTATCCATGCTGGACTATATAAAGAGGTGA
- a CDS encoding GNAT family N-acetyltransferase, with protein sequence MNSLITVRLASVTDAEALSRLNQEFNGGLPRPPAHIIEHLHTNRNECIAVAELNGIIVGFGCAQSLYSFCYEEPYGEITELYVQDADRRKGAARAIITCLEDELRARGVKQVKVLTGRRNAAAIRTYEDCRYVKDDEQLLEKELAD encoded by the coding sequence GTGAATTCACTTATAACTGTAAGGCTCGCATCCGTAACAGATGCTGAAGCGCTATCACGACTCAATCAAGAATTCAACGGCGGCCTACCAAGACCCCCGGCCCACATTATTGAACATCTACATACTAACCGTAATGAATGTATTGCCGTAGCCGAGTTGAACGGTATCATCGTGGGTTTTGGCTGCGCCCAAAGCCTGTATTCCTTTTGCTATGAGGAGCCTTATGGAGAAATTACAGAACTCTATGTACAAGATGCCGACCGGAGAAAGGGAGCTGCCAGGGCTATCATTACTTGTCTGGAAGACGAGCTTAGAGCGCGCGGAGTGAAACAGGTCAAGGTATTGACGGGTAGAAGGAACGCTGCTGCCATTCGGACCTACGAAGATTGCCGCTATGTGAAAGACGATGAACAGTTATTAGAGAAAGAGCTGGCGGATTAA
- the yidC gene encoding membrane protein insertase YidC has protein sequence MNKMNLYPKWAKPILVLAMGLITAIVLSGCSAASQASPILADSPGLFNHFFIYPFSYLIQFFGDAFQGNYGLSIVLMTLIIRLAILPLMMNQTKKQMVMKAKMAVLQPELTELKERYKNDVSADAAKQQQAELMQLYQKHQFNPLSMGCLPMLLQWPITLAFYYAIRRTPEIAAHDFLWFNLGTADMILPLIAAAVYYLQFRVSQSAAVQNQQSPGNPMAWMGWLSPVMMGLFSFQVPAALPLYWVVGGIFIIVQTVILNKMYAKPDLAGS, from the coding sequence ATGAACAAGATGAACCTGTATCCAAAATGGGCCAAGCCCATTCTCGTCCTAGCAATGGGACTTATTACGGCCATAGTGCTTAGCGGCTGCTCAGCAGCATCCCAGGCCAGCCCGATTCTTGCGGATTCACCGGGGTTATTCAACCACTTCTTTATTTATCCGTTCTCATATTTAATCCAATTCTTTGGGGATGCATTTCAAGGAAACTACGGCTTATCGATTGTGCTCATGACGCTCATCATCAGGCTTGCGATCCTGCCGCTGATGATGAACCAGACGAAGAAGCAAATGGTCATGAAAGCCAAGATGGCCGTCCTCCAGCCGGAGTTAACGGAACTGAAGGAGCGGTATAAGAACGATGTCAGTGCGGATGCTGCAAAACAGCAGCAGGCCGAACTAATGCAGCTCTACCAGAAGCATCAGTTCAACCCGTTAAGTATGGGATGCTTGCCGATGCTGCTCCAATGGCCGATCACCCTGGCATTTTATTACGCCATCCGCCGTACCCCGGAGATTGCCGCACACGATTTCCTGTGGTTCAACCTGGGGACCGCAGATATGATTCTGCCGCTTATTGCCGCTGCGGTTTATTACCTGCAGTTCCGCGTATCGCAATCCGCAGCTGTACAGAATCAGCAAAGCCCGGGTAACCCAATGGCTTGGATGGGATGGTTGTCGCCGGTTATGATGGGACTCTTCTCATTTCAGGTGCCCGCAGCTTTGCCGCTCTATTGGGTGGTTGGCGGGATATTCATTATCGTGCAGACAGTCATTCTGAATAAAATGTACGCGAAGCCGGACTTAGCAGGTAGTTGA
- a CDS encoding DEAD/DEAH box helicase: MSDNPFYRLAPFIKEFIYKNRWDTLREAQVDACRVLFDTPHHLLIASGTASGKTEAAFFPALTELHQRPSASVGILYIAPLKALINDQFTRLNDLLREGNIPVWHWHGDVPQADKTKLMQNPSGVLQITPESLEGLLMNRPNAIPALFHDLRFIVIDEVHAFMGADRGIQVLSQLARISRMAGCHPRRVGLSATLSDYASVTEWLAAGTRESVEVSAPQGGRKLRLSVEHFSFPDARNEEEAEHLERARQAYYGFIYDHTHVKKALIFTNSRTDAEEAILEMRRIAAKRGERDVFHVHHGSISAMLREETEATLREGAGPAVAAATLTLELGIDLGELERVLQLGAPYSCASFVQRLGRSGRRGDAASEMIFVTPEEEDEEAQLPARMPWTLLRAIAVIELYVREKWVEPLVVRQLPVGLLYHQTMSILKSMGEAEPEDLKEAVLSLPSFRSIDPADYDDFMEYMLGMGHIEQMEEGSLLIGMAGEKIVNNFRFYAVFKDDEEHVVYNGTEEIGSITTVPPPGYCFTLAGKLWKVEEVDNRHKAVYVKGSRGKVDTLWLGAGGDVHTRIMTKIREVLGSTALYPYLAPSAAARLERARRLAKESGLLTRSVLPAGGDSMFILPWAGSRQFRTLERLLKNNLKEPLGLRSVVPMEPYYMVVAGKVDAEKLEDEIIAETAAASDALTLLKPDEAPFLGKYDEFIPHDLLRKAFSLDGLDVPGLVHVIKQWRQPPEQA; this comes from the coding sequence ATGAGTGATAACCCGTTCTACCGGCTGGCCCCGTTCATCAAGGAATTCATCTACAAGAACCGCTGGGATACGCTGCGCGAGGCGCAGGTCGATGCCTGCCGTGTACTATTTGACACGCCGCATCATCTGCTGATCGCTTCGGGGACGGCCTCAGGCAAGACCGAAGCGGCCTTCTTCCCGGCGCTAACGGAGCTGCACCAGCGTCCGTCTGCATCTGTAGGCATTCTGTATATCGCGCCGCTGAAGGCGCTGATTAACGACCAGTTCACGCGGCTGAACGATCTGCTGCGTGAAGGGAACATTCCGGTCTGGCACTGGCATGGCGATGTGCCGCAGGCGGACAAAACCAAGCTGATGCAGAACCCTTCGGGAGTGCTGCAGATTACCCCTGAATCGCTGGAGGGTCTGCTGATGAACCGCCCGAATGCGATTCCGGCCCTGTTCCATGATCTGCGCTTCATCGTCATCGATGAAGTTCATGCCTTCATGGGCGCGGACCGCGGCATTCAGGTGCTGAGCCAGCTGGCGCGGATCTCGCGGATGGCGGGCTGTCATCCGCGGCGGGTCGGCCTGTCTGCGACGCTGAGTGACTACGCCTCCGTCACGGAGTGGCTGGCGGCGGGCACGCGCGAGAGCGTGGAGGTCAGTGCGCCGCAGGGCGGGCGCAAGCTGCGGCTGAGTGTGGAGCATTTCTCGTTCCCCGATGCGCGGAATGAGGAGGAGGCCGAGCACCTGGAGCGGGCGCGACAGGCGTATTACGGGTTCATCTACGATCACACGCATGTCAAGAAAGCGTTGATCTTCACGAACAGCCGCACCGATGCCGAAGAGGCCATCCTGGAGATGCGGCGCATTGCCGCCAAGCGCGGCGAGCGGGATGTCTTCCATGTGCATCATGGAAGCATCTCCGCTATGCTGCGCGAGGAGACCGAAGCCACGCTCCGTGAGGGCGCGGGGCCGGCTGTGGCTGCAGCGACGCTGACGCTGGAGCTGGGGATTGATCTGGGCGAGCTGGAGCGGGTACTCCAGCTCGGCGCGCCTTATAGCTGCGCGAGCTTCGTGCAGCGGCTGGGCCGCTCGGGCAGGCGCGGGGACGCCGCCTCCGAGATGATCTTCGTCACGCCCGAGGAGGAGGACGAGGAGGCGCAGCTCCCGGCGCGCATGCCGTGGACGCTGTTGCGGGCCATTGCTGTAATCGAGCTGTACGTGCGCGAGAAATGGGTAGAGCCGCTGGTCGTGCGCCAGCTGCCGGTCGGTCTCCTGTATCATCAGACGATGAGCATTCTGAAGAGCATGGGCGAAGCAGAGCCGGAGGACCTGAAAGAGGCTGTGCTGAGCCTGCCGTCCTTTCGCAGCATCGATCCCGCTGATTATGATGACTTCATGGAGTACATGCTGGGCATGGGCCATATCGAGCAGATGGAGGAGGGCAGCCTGCTGATCGGGATGGCGGGTGAGAAGATCGTCAACAATTTCCGCTTCTATGCGGTATTCAAAGACGATGAAGAGCATGTTGTCTATAACGGGACGGAGGAGATCGGGTCCATTACCACCGTACCGCCTCCGGGCTACTGCTTCACACTGGCAGGCAAGCTGTGGAAGGTCGAGGAGGTGGACAACCGCCATAAGGCCGTCTATGTCAAAGGCTCACGCGGCAAAGTGGACACCTTATGGCTCGGTGCAGGCGGAGATGTCCATACCCGGATTATGACGAAGATCCGCGAAGTATTAGGATCTACCGCCCTGTACCCTTACCTTGCGCCAAGCGCGGCCGCCAGACTGGAACGGGCCCGGAGGCTCGCCAAGGAGAGCGGACTGCTGACACGTTCGGTTCTGCCAGCCGGGGGAGACTCCATGTTCATCCTTCCGTGGGCTGGCAGCCGCCAGTTCCGTACGCTGGAGCGCCTGCTCAAGAACAATCTGAAGGAACCTCTTGGCTTGCGTTCGGTCGTGCCGATGGAACCGTATTATATGGTAGTCGCCGGTAAAGTGGATGCAGAGAAGCTGGAGGATGAGATCATCGCCGAGACCGCTGCGGCTTCGGATGCACTTACGCTGCTGAAGCCGGATGAAGCCCCTTTCCTCGGCAAATATGATGAGTTCATCCCGCATGACCTGCTGCGCAAAGCCTTTTCGCTCGACGGCCTCGATGTGCCGGGTCTAGTCCATGTCATCAAACAGTGGCGGCAACCGCCAGAACAGGCATAG
- a CDS encoding ATP-binding protein codes for MNPLKIPKRMTTALVNSLTAGVVPRIGLEHIAVGRRPEVEAILRDMENIADGGAAFKLITGKFGSGKSFLLQIIRNYAMDRDFVVADADLSPERRLVGTKGQGLATYRELMSHLSTRTRPDGGALEIMLQKWIMTLQQAVMQEKGYGPDAPELGDEVEQRIYSVASEMRGLVHGFDFAKVLASYWNGHKLADDGLKQDSLRWLRGEFPTRTEARKALGVGVIIDDDNWYDYMKLWAEFTGAIGYKGLLLFIDEGVNLYKITNSISRQSNYEKLLTMFNDTMQGKAERLGIFVGGTPQFVEDHRRGLFSYEALRSRLVAGRYAGNGLNNYTGPIITLHMLSHEEILILLQKLRDIHALHYGYEARLSQEQLVHFMEEAVNRLGADELLTAREVVRDFMDLLHTLHQHPELSFEKLVGERTSRPAETEQNELDGFLAEFDL; via the coding sequence ATGAACCCACTCAAAATACCGAAGCGGATGACCACCGCGCTCGTCAACTCATTGACAGCGGGAGTTGTGCCGCGGATCGGGCTTGAACATATCGCCGTCGGCCGCCGGCCGGAGGTGGAGGCGATTCTCCGCGATATGGAGAACATCGCTGATGGCGGAGCCGCCTTCAAGCTGATTACAGGCAAGTTCGGCAGCGGCAAAAGCTTCCTGCTCCAGATCATCCGCAACTATGCGATGGACCGCGACTTCGTGGTTGCCGATGCGGATCTGTCGCCGGAGCGGCGGCTGGTCGGCACGAAGGGCCAGGGGCTCGCCACCTACCGCGAGCTGATGAGCCATCTCTCGACCCGGACCCGCCCGGATGGAGGGGCGCTGGAGATTATGCTGCAGAAGTGGATCATGACTCTGCAGCAGGCCGTGATGCAGGAGAAGGGCTACGGCCCCGATGCGCCGGAGCTGGGCGATGAGGTTGAGCAGCGCATCTATTCGGTAGCCTCCGAGATGCGCGGGCTGGTGCATGGCTTCGACTTCGCCAAGGTGCTGGCCTCCTACTGGAACGGGCACAAGCTGGCTGATGACGGGCTGAAGCAGGATTCCCTGCGCTGGCTGCGTGGAGAGTTCCCGACCCGTACGGAAGCGCGGAAGGCGCTCGGCGTTGGTGTTATCATCGACGATGACAACTGGTATGACTACATGAAGCTGTGGGCGGAATTCACCGGGGCTATCGGCTATAAGGGGCTGCTGCTGTTCATCGATGAAGGGGTTAACCTCTACAAGATTACCAACAGCATCTCGCGGCAGAGCAATTACGAGAAACTGCTGACCATGTTCAATGATACGATGCAAGGCAAAGCAGAGCGTCTGGGCATTTTCGTTGGCGGTACACCGCAGTTCGTAGAGGACCACCGGCGCGGATTGTTCAGTTATGAGGCTTTGCGCTCCCGGCTGGTAGCCGGACGGTATGCAGGCAACGGGCTGAACAATTACACAGGGCCGATTATCACGCTTCACATGCTCTCCCACGAAGAGATTCTGATTCTGCTCCAGAAGCTGCGGGATATCCACGCGCTGCACTACGGATACGAAGCAAGACTGTCGCAGGAGCAGCTGGTGCATTTCATGGAAGAAGCGGTCAACCGGCTGGGAGCTGATGAACTGCTCACCGCACGCGAGGTGGTGCGTGACTTCATGGATCTGCTGCATACCCTGCACCAGCATCCGGAGCTTTCATTCGAGAAGCTGGTCGGAGAGCGCACTTCGCGGCCTGCCGAGACGGAGCAGAATGAGCTGGACGGCTTCCTGGCGGAGTTCGACCTATGA
- a CDS encoding response regulator yields MSRSILLVDDDPHILKALTKHVGWEKLGLTLAGTAVNGHEALELFRRLSPDLVMTDVYMPGMGGLELTEALRELAPELPVIILSGYEEFENARQAMRWGVSHFLLKPARVDEIEAVLRAVLLDLDAGEQKKRLEERYQQEIGRTLPFLRERLLMELLTTRYSAEECSEERLGYLQITRPQRLAAASIQLNRPSPLHKLKEREWQLLRFGAGNICRETLQHKLAGHPSVQGHVLDYSDDLLVVLLLDREAGEPIPVLKEVVQETMDKIRNYIQLQAYAGIGSVKPAIHELMDSYLESREALASAEFQETSPIYAYEPCGSTNPWTLEDYSRLLQEWNEVLLCRDSSKVWETWEIIFGRLRQEDQNNIQDIQTVCVGLFTTLMYYWNACCPGRTPPMSMSEFLQAVTGYYTWRSLTEWMGQMIPAFLTAAFTEMNVKKNRLVESVKSYVEAHYTQEISFMGLAQELHVHPKYLSQLFKRISGENFVSYLNQYRVDRAIEFLQSGQHMVYEISEMVGFNNPAYFSQVFKMITGRSPSDYLKG; encoded by the coding sequence ATGAGCCGCTCTATCCTGCTGGTGGATGACGACCCGCATATTCTGAAAGCCCTTACGAAACATGTGGGCTGGGAGAAGCTGGGTCTGACCCTGGCTGGAACAGCGGTCAACGGCCATGAAGCATTGGAGCTGTTCCGCAGGCTCTCTCCCGATCTGGTAATGACCGATGTCTATATGCCGGGCATGGGCGGGCTGGAGCTTACAGAGGCGCTAAGGGAGCTGGCACCGGAGCTGCCGGTTATTATCCTGAGCGGCTACGAGGAATTCGAGAATGCCCGGCAGGCGATGCGCTGGGGCGTCAGCCATTTCCTGCTGAAGCCGGCCCGGGTAGACGAGATCGAAGCTGTGCTCCGCGCTGTTCTGCTGGATCTGGATGCCGGAGAGCAGAAGAAGCGGCTGGAGGAGCGTTATCAGCAGGAAATCGGCCGCACGCTTCCTTTTCTGCGGGAACGCCTGCTTATGGAGCTGCTAACCACGCGCTACAGTGCGGAGGAATGCTCCGAGGAGCGGCTCGGATATCTGCAGATTACCCGCCCGCAGCGGCTGGCTGCTGCCAGCATCCAGCTTAACCGGCCTTCGCCGCTGCATAAGCTGAAGGAGCGCGAATGGCAGCTGCTTCGCTTCGGAGCGGGTAATATCTGCCGGGAGACACTCCAGCACAAGCTTGCCGGACATCCCTCTGTACAGGGGCATGTGCTGGACTACTCTGACGATCTGCTGGTGGTGCTGCTCTTGGACCGTGAGGCGGGAGAGCCGATCCCCGTTCTGAAGGAAGTGGTTCAGGAGACGATGGATAAGATCCGGAATTACATTCAGCTTCAGGCCTATGCCGGCATCGGTTCGGTCAAGCCTGCTATCCATGAACTGATGGATTCGTACTTGGAGAGCCGTGAGGCGCTTGCTTCTGCGGAATTTCAGGAGACCAGTCCCATCTACGCCTATGAGCCGTGCGGAAGCACCAACCCGTGGACACTGGAAGACTATTCCCGGTTGCTCCAAGAGTGGAATGAGGTACTGCTGTGCCGGGATTCCTCAAAAGTATGGGAGACCTGGGAGATCATCTTCGGCAGGCTCCGGCAGGAAGACCAGAATAACATTCAGGATATACAGACAGTGTGTGTCGGTCTATTCACTACGCTGATGTACTATTGGAATGCCTGCTGCCCAGGCCGTACTCCCCCTATGAGCATGTCCGAATTCCTGCAGGCGGTGACGGGCTACTATACCTGGAGAAGCTTGACGGAGTGGATGGGCCAGATGATCCCGGCCTTTCTGACAGCAGCTTTTACCGAGATGAACGTCAAGAAGAACCGGCTCGTGGAGAGCGTCAAAAGCTATGTGGAAGCCCACTATACCCAGGAGATCAGCTTCATGGGCCTCGCGCAGGAGCTGCATGTGCACCCGAAATATCTAAGCCAGCTGTTCAAACGGATCAGCGGTGAGAATTTCGTCAGCTACCTGAACCAGTACCGGGTGGACCGGGCCATTGAATTTCTGCAATCCGGCCAGCATATGGTGTATGAGATCAGTGAGATGGTCGGCTTCAACAACCCTGCCTATTTCAGTCAGGTGTTCAAGATGATTACCGGGCGCAGCCCTAGTGATTATTTGAAGGGGTGA
- a CDS encoding extracellular solute-binding protein → MVNRKMKQTATVAFAALMAVSLAACGNSNNNANSKAKDTAAPNAATGSGNAAATDAPKDKEVTLTFQNIYPDPATPNYKMIRELTDAYMKEHPNVKIELDTLNTDQQKVKLKTQAASKEVPDITIVNPAAQMKPFVDAGLFAPLNDMLDQNGLKDTYQKGLLDYYSFDNNVYAIPDGNNIEVVYYNKDLFAQAGIAAPPTTFEEMLKDVKILKDKGITPLAIGEKDSWTGSFLFMNILLRTNGGPGFLQDVLDGKKTFEDPAFVEAVDAFQALVQAGAFPDGATSIDANAGGNIFKTGKAAMWSIGSWETGAIDASPVAGKVGAFQFPTVNGKGDPNEFMLAPGSAFAISANSEHLQETKDFLNFFGTQYPKKQFELKNAVGIGQKVDGDLKAAGYSDLAVNIAGLFNQVKGGDLAFDNTMNPATAQVHLSSIQNLFVQKMDSKAVAKEHQAAFEANK, encoded by the coding sequence ATGGTCAACAGAAAAATGAAGCAAACCGCCACCGTCGCGTTCGCCGCGCTAATGGCAGTAAGCCTTGCCGCATGCGGGAACTCGAACAACAACGCCAATTCCAAGGCGAAGGACACCGCCGCACCGAACGCCGCCACAGGCAGCGGCAATGCCGCAGCTACAGATGCACCGAAGGACAAAGAGGTAACGCTTACCTTCCAGAACATCTACCCCGATCCCGCAACGCCCAATTACAAAATGATCCGTGAGCTGACCGACGCGTACATGAAAGAGCATCCCAATGTGAAAATTGAACTGGACACGCTGAACACGGACCAGCAGAAGGTGAAGCTGAAGACACAGGCTGCCTCCAAAGAAGTGCCGGACATCACCATCGTGAACCCGGCAGCCCAAATGAAACCATTCGTCGATGCAGGATTGTTCGCTCCGCTGAACGACATGCTCGATCAGAATGGCCTGAAGGACACGTACCAGAAGGGCCTCCTCGACTACTACAGCTTCGACAATAATGTGTATGCCATCCCCGACGGGAACAACATTGAAGTCGTCTACTACAATAAAGACCTGTTCGCCCAGGCTGGCATCGCTGCCCCTCCGACTACTTTCGAGGAGATGCTGAAGGATGTGAAGATCCTGAAGGATAAGGGCATCACACCACTGGCCATCGGCGAAAAGGATTCCTGGACCGGCTCGTTCCTGTTCATGAACATTCTGCTGCGCACTAACGGTGGCCCCGGCTTCCTGCAAGATGTGCTGGACGGCAAAAAGACCTTTGAAGATCCTGCGTTCGTCGAAGCAGTTGACGCCTTCCAGGCTCTGGTTCAAGCGGGTGCTTTCCCTGACGGTGCCACCTCTATTGATGCCAATGCGGGCGGGAATATTTTCAAAACAGGCAAAGCCGCCATGTGGTCTATCGGTTCTTGGGAGACTGGCGCGATTGACGCTTCCCCGGTAGCCGGTAAAGTAGGGGCCTTCCAGTTCCCGACTGTGAACGGCAAAGGCGATCCCAACGAATTCATGCTCGCCCCCGGCAGCGCCTTCGCCATATCCGCGAACAGCGAGCATCTGCAGGAGACCAAGGACTTCCTCAACTTCTTCGGCACCCAGTATCCCAAGAAACAATTTGAGCTGAAGAACGCTGTAGGGATCGGTCAAAAGGTAGACGGCGACCTCAAGGCTGCCGGGTATTCCGATCTGGCGGTGAACATTGCCGGACTGTTCAACCAAGTGAAGGGCGGCGACCTGGCGTTCGACAACACCATGAACCCTGCAACCGCACAGGTCCACCTCAGCAGCATTCAGAACCTGTTCGTCCAGAAGATGGATTCCAAGGCGGTAGCCAAAGAGCATCAGGCTGCTTTTGAAGCCAACAAATAA